The region cagaacagaGACCTCAGAAGTAAACTCATGCACagtggtcaattaatttacaacaaaggagctGAGAATAAGCAATGggaaaagaatagtctttttaacatatattgttggaaaaactggataaccacatgcagaagaatggaattggatcCCTATTTTACACagcacacaaaaatcaactcaaaatggtcTGCAggcctgaaaccataaaaatccaaaagaaaacaaagggagTAAACTTCTCAACATCAGTATTGGCAATAATTTTTGGATTTGACATCAAAAGCAAAGTCAACAAAGGCCAAAATAAACAAGTAAgactacatcaaattaaaaagcttctgcaaaacaaaggaaatcagGAACTAAATGAAAAGGTAACTTGTGGAAccagggaaaatattttcaaaatgtatatcTTATAAGGGGTTCATATCTAATTGCATAAAgacctcatacaactcaatagcaaaacaaaacaaaaacaaaaaacaaaccatctgattaaaaataggaaaaggaattgaatagatattttcccaaagaagacatccaaatgGCTAACAGTTACATGAGAAggtgttcaatatcactaattatcagggaaatgcaaattgaaaccactaTGAAGTGTTACTTTATACTTGCTGAAATCTATCATCaagaagacaagagataacaagtgctgAGGAAGACATGGAGAAGAGGAAACCCTGTGCACTGTTagtaatgtaaattggtgcagccactatggaaagcattatggaggttcctcaaaatgttaaaactagaactacatataatccagcaatcccacttctggctataactaaaggaaatgaaatctctGTCTTAAATAGATATCTGCAcacctatgttcattgcagcatgatttacaataTCCATGAAGCAACCTAAGCATTCCTTGACTGAAGAACAGATaataaaaatgtggtatatatactatatatatctAACatttagctgtgaaaagaagaaaattcaaactTTTGTAACTACATGAATGGAACTTGACAGCATTATGCTGAATAAAATAAGTCAgtcggagaaagacaaatacttacatgtagaatcttaaaggctgaactcatagacacagagaaagagTTGGTGGTTGATAGACATGGagtatgggggtgggggaaatgggcAAAGTTGGCCAAAAGGTAGAAATTTCTGGATAAAGACAAATAAGTCTGgagatgcaaaaagaaaaaggtaactttgagagagaaagagaggaagtgaATAATGTTGTCAATTCAAGATCTTCAATCAGAATATTATAATTTTAGTTAAAGTCCGTGATATTCTTTTGTTGTATACATCTTCCGTGCTATGCTTGACTCCAAGAAGACAAgggtatttaatatttctttacttCTCAATACTAAGTGTCTGATTTACTCCTCAACACAACAAACGTCCTCAATAATTATTTGTAATATTAGATTCAATTAATGCACAAACTTTGTACCTCTGCAATGaatactttgtttttccttttactaacttttattgtgattttctttttaggaCTGGTAAGACAGATCTCCCATCCTACAATTATATGCTCTTACCTGACAGAGACAGGGTGCCTCTTAAGAGAAAGAAGCTCAAATGTGCTATTGGAAGTTAAAAGTGCAAATTTATCATTCCTTAACCCCTATGCATTTCTAGCAGTAGAGGAGTGCCCTAAAGcataaaagaagaattaaagtaACAATAGTTGATGGTTcaggggtaaggaatccacctgcaatgcaggagactaaggagatgtgagtttgatccctgggtcgagaagatcacctggaagaggACATGACAACTTACTCTTGTATTTTTGCTaaaagatcccatggacaaaggagcctggtgggctacagttcaaagggttgcaaagagtcagacatgactgaaaataatatattttgtatgCATATCTGTCTGGTAAGTCATGAATGGAAGATGTATGTGGGAGCAGAAGACAAAGAGGAGGCCATCAACTTCATTTCCTTAATTTTGGATATTAGGATCTTTTCTTATTCCCTGCCCTCCAACCCTGGGCCCGGGGACATTTAATGTGAAAATTGGCTCCAAGTAAAATACTTCATCATCTGCAAGGAGATTTGCAGGATTACCATTAAAGGATGGAGTCCTAGcagaatgtattaataaaaagcaaaagaaaacaataagtGGCTCCCGGATTTCCCTTGGGGAAGCAGGTCACAGGCTATTCTATAAGTGAGTTTATGATACTTGAGTATGATCAAGGAGAGGCCACTGCTGTCCTTACAGATCCCCCAGGCAGGTGGTGAAACAGAACATGGAACATATTTCCTACTCTTGAGATACGATAACCCCATCCACTGTCCGCAACAGTCTCTGTCCAGTTGCATTAGCGATCCTACTTCCCATATGGAAAAGCAAGACAAGGAGTGGAAAGAGGAGAAGACAGAGCAAAAGTATTCACTCTTATTATTTCCAAAAAAACCTTCTTCCATGAAAGTGGAAGTTGAGGAAATAAGGTTCTTTCTTGATAGGAAGCAGCGGGTGTCCTTCACTTTCTTTGGGAGAGGCTGATAATGTTACAGGAAGGTTGGAAAATGTGGTGAGGGACAGGGTACATTTTTGTGCTGGGTCATAAATTACGtctcaataaatttcaaaagaaaaaaactaacacAATTAAATTGGAAAACAATAAGATGTTATGATAAATCCCAAACACTTGCAAATTAAAACACATCTAAATAATCCATGGCTCAGATAAGACATCAGAGAGAAtgttagaaattatttcaaagtaaattgaTAAAGACACATAGTAAAAGTTATGGAGTGCAGTTATAGAGAAATTAGAGGGAAAATTATAGTTTCAAATGTTTATATTAGGAAAGAATGAAGATTTAATATCAGTTATTTAAGTTGACAActtaagaatttagaaaaaaaagaataaattaagccCAAGGTAAACAGGAGTAAGAAATCAGTAGATAAAACCTGAATCAATAATAGTGAAAgcagaaacaatagaaaaaaaaatcaacaaatcaaAAAAACAAGTTGATTCTTTGTAAAgattaataacattaataaaaCCTTGGTAAGatttatcaaagaaaaagagagaagcacaAAGGATCAATATAATGATTGAAAAAGTTATTACACAGCCATACTAAAGAGAAGGAGGATAATAAAGAAACAACACAAACAATTTTAAGGTGACAAAATCAATAATTTACCTATGAGATTATAGGATACACAAATTATGTGAATTCCAGCCCCCAAACATCATAAATGCAGACTTGTGATCAGGAATTCTCAAGGTATAGTCTTTCCTTTTGCAAAGAAATTctacccttcccttccctctttctttttctgtttggtgaagaaaaaataaaaatcacacaatGAATCTGATTGATTTTTATCACAAAACCCCAAGAGATATTCAATGATGTCTGTCACTGAAATAATTACCCACTCAGAGAAGTGGTTCAAAATAAACTGAagagagggggaggagccaagatggcggaggaataggacggggagaccactttctcccctacaaattcatcaaaagaacaattgaacgcagagcaaacttcacaaaacaacttctgatcgctagctgaggacatcaggagcccagaaaagcagcccattgtcttcgaaggaggtaggacaaaatataaaagataaaaagagagacaaaagagcgagggatggagacccatcccgggaagggagtcttaatagaggaagtttccaaacaccaggaaaccctcgcactggcgggtctgggggaagttttcgaatcttggaggcaacctaactgggagggaaaaagaaattaaaacccacagattacgtgcctaaaagcaactcccagcagaaaagtaccccagacccccacatccaccaccagcaagtgggggcggaacggagaggagcgggcggcattgcttagggtaaggaccgggcctgagtgccctgagggcaattggagggagcttttgtgagataccagcttaaactgtgggacagcaaaagagagagaaaattaaccggcctgaacacactgctggccgttcgcagaacaaagggtctgagcaagtccagaggagctagccggctgcggactggcccagccccacactgtgggacagcaaaagagagagaaaattaaccggcctgaacacactgctggccgttcgcagaacaaagggtctgagcaagtccagaggagctagccggctgcggactggcccagccccgccagaggcaggaggcgggggggggggggggggggcggggggcggcaaacttggccccaaagaggcatcccctaccacactgcaaacaggcctccagtttctaaccaaagacctcctgagatcctggatggtcgacatcctcTAGGAGGGTCGTGGCTAAACACAGGGTGCACGCACCCTACCGGAGTGGGcaaaaactgaggctggggccacagaggggagaaggtgcaacgcacccggggagagtgcacccAACAAGCTCCTGGCTGCCCGAGCTGCTcgggccagggaaggcacaaaacgcaggcgcaactgagtccgcgcttttgtggaatacccaaaaactggaactgcacgcaacgcagggcccgctccatgtagagcagccgggagcctgaacagcgtagacggggaaagcagttCCCCTCCCTCGCGCGCGGCGCGACggaactagcgaacctgaacaagagaccgcctccgcccgcctgtgtcagggtggaaattaggcactgaagagaccggcaaacagaagccaaataaacaaagggaaccgcttcagaagggactggtgcaacagattaaaatccctgtaggtaacaccgactgcACGGGAaagggcctatagatatcaagaagtgtaagctggaacgaggagctatctcaaactgaaccgaacccacactgaccgcaacagctccggagaaattcctagatatatttttaccttttttttttaattaaaaaatttttttttcttttctttttaatttttttctcttttattttcttttaaaattccctattactcccccactactccttaactttaattttcatatatttatatgatttttttaattagggaaaaaatttttttcttgttttttttcttttattttcttttaaagtcctctattactcctctactactccttaactttcattttcatttcactataacctcgcaaaaaaaaaaaaaaagaagccctatttttaaaccgaacttcatatatatctctaaaattttttgtgtttttgtttttaatattgtatctttaagagtctaacctctactctagatctttaatttttgtttttcagtatgtgatatagattttggacatttaagaatccaatattcagttcccatttttattcaggagtgtgttgattactctctcccacttttgactctccattttctacctcagaacacctctatttcctcctttccccttctcttcccaatccaattctgtgaatctttgtgggtgtctgggctatggagaacactctgggaatagacaactgcatagatctgtctctctcctcttgagtccccctttttctcctcctgctcatctctatcaccctcctccctctcctttttttcatgtaactctgtgaacctccctgggtgtccctcatggtggagaatcttttcaccattaacctagtgctatatagttggagaagtcttgagactactggaagaataaaactgaaatccagaggcaggagacttaagcccaaaacctgagaacaccagaaaactcctgactacatggaacactaagtaataagagaccatccaaacgcctccatacctacactgaaaccaaccaccacccaagagccagtaagtttcagagcaagacataccatgcaaattctctagcaacgcaggaacatagccctgagcgtcaacttacaggctgcccaaagtcacacctaacacatagacccatctcaaaactcattactgggcactcgattgcactccagagagaagaaacccatttccatgcaccagaacaccgatacaaacttccctaaccaggaaaccttgacaagccaatcatccaaccccacccactgggtgaaacctccacaataaaaaggaaccacagacctccagaatacaaaaagcccactccagacacagcaatctaaacaagatgaaaaggcaaagaaatacccaacaggtaaaggaacatgaaaaatgccaccaagtcaaacaaaagaggaggagatagggaatctacctgaaaaagaatttagaataatgataataaaaatgatccaaaatcttgaaaacaaaatggagttacagataaatagcctggagacaaagattgaaaagattcaagaactgtttaataaagacctagaagaaataaaaaaagagtcaattaaaaatgaataatgcaatgaatgagatcaaaaacactttggagggaaccaagagtagaataacggaggcagaagataggataagtgaggtNNNNNNNNNNNNNNNNNNNNNNNNNNNNNNNNNNNNNNNNNNNNNNNNNNNNNNNNNNNNNNNNNNNNNNNNNNNNNNNNNNNNNNNNNNNNNNNNNNNNtttagagaagagctaacacctctcttactcaaactcttccagaaaattgcagaaggcaaacttccaaactcattctatgaggccaccatcaccctaataccaaaaccaaagatgccacaaaaaaaaagaaaactacaggccaatatcactgatgaacatagatgcaaaaatccttaacaaaattctagcaaacagaatccaaaaacatattaaaaaaatcatacaccatgaccaagtgggctttatcccaggaatgcaaggattctttaatatccacaaatcaatcaatgtaatacaccacattaacaaattgaaagataaaaaccatatgattacctcaatagatgcagaaaaagcctttgacaaaattcaacatccatttatgataaaaactctccagaaagaaggaatagaaggaacatacctcaacataataaagctatatatgacaaacccacagcaagcattaccctcaatggtgaaaaattgaaagcatttcccctgaaatcaggaacaagacaagggtgcccactcctcaccactactattcaacatagtgttggaagttttggccacagcaatcagagcagaaaaagaagtaaaaggaatccagataggaaaagaagaagtgaaactctcgctgtttgcagatgacatgattctctacatagaaaaccctaaagactctaccagaaaattactagagctaatcaatgaatatagtaaagttgcaggatataaaattaacacacagaaatcccttgcattcctatatactaacaatgaaaaaacagaaagagaaattaaagaaacaataccattcaccattgcaacaaaaagaataaaatacttaggagtatatctacctaaagaaacaaaagacctatacatagaaaactataaaacactgatgaaagaaatcaaagaggacacaaacagatggagaaacataccgtgttcatggattggaagaatcaatattgtcaaaatggctatctacccaaagcaatctatagattcaatgcaatccctatcaagctaccaacggtatttttcacagaactagaacaaataatttcacaatttgtatggaaatacaaaaaacctcgaatagccaaagtaatcttgagaaagaagaatggaactggaggaatcaacctgcctgacttcagactctactacaaagccacagtcatcaagacagtatggtactggcacaaagacagaaatatagatcaatggaacagaatagaaagcccagagataaatccacgaacctatggacaccttatctttgacaaaggaggcaaggatatacaatggaaaaaagacaacctctttaacaagtggtgctgggaaaactggtcaaccacttgtaaaagaatgaaactagaacactttctaacaccatacacaaaaataaactcaaaatggattaaagatctaaatgtaagaccagaaactataaaactcctagaggagaacataggcaaaacactctccgacataaatcacagcaggatcctctatgacccacctcccagaatattggaaataaaagcaaaactaaacaaatgggacctaatgaaacttaaaagcttttgcacaacaaaggaaactataagcaagatgaaaagacagccctcagattgggagaaaataacaaatgaagcaacagataaaggattaatctcaaaaatatacaagcaactcctgcagctcaattccagaaaaataagtgacccaatcgaaaaatgggccaaagaactaaacagacatttctccaaagaagacatacagatggctaacaaacacatgaaaagatgctcaacatcactcatcatcagagaaacgcaaatcaaaaccacaatgaggtaccattatatgccagtcaggatggctgttatccaaaagtctacaagcaataaatgctgaagagggtgtggagaaaatgaaccctcttacactgttggtgggaatgcaaactagtacagccactatggaaaacagtgtggagatttcttaaaaaactggaaatagaactgccatatgacccagcaatcccactcctgggcatacacaccgaggaaaccagatctgaaagagacacgtgcaccccaatgttcattgcagcactgtttataatagccaggacatggaagtaacctagatgcccatcagcagacgaaaggataaggaagctgtgctatatatacaccatggaatattactcagccattaaaaagacttcatttgaatcagttgtaatgagatggatgagactggagcctattatacagagtgaagtaagccagaaagataaagaacattacagcatactaacacatatatatgggatctagaaagatggtaatgataaccctatatgcaaaacagaaaaagagacacagatgtacagaacagacttttgaactctgtgggagaaggcgagggtgggatgttttgagagaacagcatcaaaaaatgtctattatctagggtgaaacagagcaacagtccaggctggatgcatgagacaagtgctcgggcatggtgtgctgggaagacccagaggtattgggtagagagggaggtgggagggggaatcaggatggggaatacatgtaaaaccatggctgctgattcatgtcaatgtatgacaaaacccactacaatattgtaaagtaattagcctccaactaataaaaataaatgaaaagaaaaaaaagaaacccaaaaagaaacaaacaaacaaaaaaacaacaacaacaaaaaaacaaaatacactgAAGAGGTAGGAAGGAGTCAGATTATATATGACcttgaattaattaattaggtAAAAAATATGTTGATTCAATTGCATTTCAAATACTATGTGAAACACATtaatgagaaacaaaataaatgtggATCTAAGCTCATTGAAAGTAACTGTCCAGTTTATGTGTAGTCTTGAGTAGTACATATTATGAGAACTGGTTTTATTTTATGAACAAGGGGAGAGTTCTGATACCATAATGTAATGTAAGTACTGTAATGGAATCTTGATGAGGGCAGAGACCTTAACtactttattcatctttttattcctGTGACTATTCTACTACTGGAAAATGgttgataataataaataaatacatattgaatGACTGAAGTTTACATAGGATAAATTAGCTGCCCCAATTCAGGCAAATAACAAACAGCAGAATTGAATTCAGGATAATATAAAAAAGCAGGAAACAGTAGAGTGTCATTAAGAAATTTTGCAACATTTCAGTATAACATTTCAGAATGCTGAAAGTCGCATGAAGTAATATTTAAGAAGATGATCTGTGGAGTCAAACAGATAGATAGTTTCATGTCCTGTTTCCCACCTTTTAACTACCACCTAGTAGCACCTTAATACAAGGTAAGATGAAGGTTCCCAGGAGATCCAGCTCATCACCAGCCGCAGGGCCCCAGTATCCTAAACTACCACTGTTCCCAGCTGGCTTGGAGGAGGGGATAGAACAGTGTGAAGAACTGAGTGCAGGCCATAAAACCCTCTACACTTTTTCAGCAGAGCCAAGGAAGCAGTTCCAATCTGGTTACTGGATGCAGGCCAATTGACGTTTTAATTGGGAGCCAATCTGTTGCATCATCTGTGAGTTTCAGGGCTAAGGGAGGGAAGCAAGTCTGTGTTGGACCTGCAGCAGCTGGGTCGTCAAAAGACTCAGAATGGGAGACATTCTCATTCTAATAATGGCTCCCTTgataagagaagagaaaggctggTGGTACTGGATGGATGAAATTCAGAAATTCTAGGTTCCTTTTGGAAAAGAATGATCTTGTATAGTCTCAGCAATCCCATATCATTAAATACAAGGGATCCTATGGCTGGGCATTTCATTCAAGTATGTGACTAAAATCCATTTGGCTTGCCCAGAAAAGCAGTCTAAGGgactttagaaaaagaaaggatgggAGATTGTTTGGAGTTTAATATGACATTGGGCACCGAGCCCATGAGTTCAGAGAGGAAGCTGGTGAGGAGATCTGATTATTGTCTTCACCCAACATGTTCCAGCAGAGTAGTGTTAACAAAAAAGTCTCCTCTAATTATTATACAGGATTTAcattaaacagaaatagatatcTCTGTAATTTTTCTCCTTAGTGGTCTtagtttttctcttcctcttaaaAGTCAGTGGCATGTTTACATCACACAAAATATCTTCACTTTCCTAAATTGTCCCTCATTATGAGTTCTCAAGTCCCTTTTATCCTGGACATCTTCTAGGTGATAAAGTTTCAAAAATGTCCCTTAAATCAAGGTGCACTGAACTGCATATGGTGTTCTAAACATGGTTGAACCAGAGCAAAGCATAGAATGATTATCATTTTTCCTCTGATTAGTGTTACTTCTTCAAGTACAGAGTTAGTTTTAAATCATTCTTATCACCTGAATATATAAAAACATCAACTTAAATTTGTTCCTATACTTCTACCTGACAGTATATCCAGGCATCTGATCCCTTTTTTCTCTGTGCTTATTCCTTCTTATCCCCTCCTTTATTATCCTTTACACTAAGTACACTCTTCCCAGTGAAATCCAGGTAGCAGAAAGATGAACTTAATGAAAATAGTTCTCTATGATGTAAGGAAGGAATGAGGACAGAGAAGTGGATGGATCAGAGACTAAGATAGACTTGTAAAGGGTATGTTACAGACTGGGGgatgcttcccagatggcactaatggtaaagaatctgcctgccaatgcaggagacatgagacatgggtttcctgactgggtcaggaagatcccctggagaagggaatggcaacccactccagtattcttgcctggagaatcccttggactgaggagactggtgggctacagtccatagggtcgcaaagagtcagacagtattGAAGTGGCTGAGTACTCATGATCATAGAATTGAGAGTATAAATTTTTCCATCTCCAATTTACTTTGGTGTATGACTAAAAAGTGAGGAAAAACTAATTCTTTTAACTACTATCTAATAAATTATGTCAGCAATACTCACTGAAAAGACCTATAGTTAAATGTGATTTTCTGACATCTTTATAAATTATAGATTAATCTGTAAACTAGTGAGCATCTCTGGCCTATGGGATCCATAATTAGCCATTTGCTTTGGTCACTGtcacttggaaaatttttttatagCTTTACAGTATGTTTTAATGCAGTGattcttcttattttcttctaaatcttGTGGCTTCTTTGTCTTATTGCTTTTCCATTTAACTTTAGCAATAATTTGCCAAGCTTGCCCACCATTAATATGTATCTTTAGAAAactttgcctttatttgggattgttCTATATCTCATCAGTTTTCTGGATGAGTAAGTGCTAGAGAATATTTTGagagttttatgttttattgaccTAATTCCTGTGCCTTACCATACATAAACCCAAGTAAAATCTCCTCAGTTTAGGATTTACCTCATGACATCACCCAGCAACTACTCCTCTGCTCCAGTCTCTAAATTCCTCCTCATCTGCTTCCCTAACTACCAGAGTTGGCAACACTGGCTGTCCCTGCCCCTtagcctcctcttcctcctggccaTGGGGGCCAACACCACCCTCCTGATCACCATCCGGCTGGAGGCCTCTCTGCACGAGCCCATGTACTACCTGCTCAGCCTCCTCTCCCTGCTGGACGTGGTGCTCTGCCTCACCGTCATCCCCAAGGTGCTGGCCATCTTCTGGTTTGACCTCAGGTCCATCAGCTTCTCAGCCTGCTTCCTCCAGATGTTCATCATGAACAGCTTCCTCCCCATGGAGTCCTGCACATTCATGGTCATGGCCTATGACCGttatgtggccatctgccacccaTTACGATACCCATCCATCATCTCTGACCAATTTGTGGCCAAGGCTCGTGCTTTCATCATAGCTCGGAATGCTTTGCTGCTTTCACCTGTTCCTATTCTCTCTGCCCGGCTCCGCTATTGTGGGAAAAACGTCATTGAGAACTGCATCTGTGCCAACCTGTCTGTGTCCAGACTCTCCTGTGACAATATCACCATGAACAGAATTTACCAGTTTGTGGCTGGTTGGACTTTACTAGGCTCAGATTTCATCCTCATCTTCATCTCCTACATCTTCATCTTAAGAGCTGTGTTCAAGCTCAAGACTGAGGGGGCTGCTGTCAAGGCTCTGAGCACATGTGGCTCCCACTTCAtcctcattctcttcttcagcAC is a window of Cervus canadensis isolate Bull #8, Minnesota chromosome 11, ASM1932006v1, whole genome shotgun sequence DNA encoding:
- the LOC122450199 gene encoding olfactory receptor 56A1 translates to MTSPSNYSSAPVSKFLLICFPNYQSWQHWLSLPLSLLFLLAMGANTTLLITIRLEASLHEPMYYLLSLLSLLDVVLCLTVIPKVLAIFWFDLRSISFSACFLQMFIMNSFLPMESCTFMVMAYDRYVAICHPLRYPSIISDQFVAKARAFIIARNALLLSPVPILSARLRYCGKNVIENCICANLSVSRLSCDNITMNRIYQFVAGWTLLGSDFILIFISYIFILRAVFKLKTEGAAVKALSTCGSHFILILFFSTILLVVVLTNVARKRVPVDILILLNILHHLIPPALNPIVYGFQTKELKQGFQKLLQRGF